From Hyla sarda isolate aHylSar1 chromosome 12, aHylSar1.hap1, whole genome shotgun sequence:
AAGCGTCTAACAAACCATTAGACCCGGACATCAGTGAATGTGAGTTCACCCTACCTTTATACTAAGCTTTATGCAATAAAGAGCAATAAAAATTGGACATATATTAGTAAAGGAGAAATTAGACCAGAACTTGCTTATATATCTAttggtgtttttctgttttgttataGATGCAATTTTTGTAAAACCTGCAATAGTCATAGTCATTTTGGCAAGTGGAGTTATTTATTTTAACCTGAAAAAACTAGGGAATAATTTGTTACATTGGGCCATCTGCTTGCTAAGTTTTTACTTAGACTGTGTATTATACTTAGAAAGCTGTAACACCCGAACACTACAGTGGTTTAACCAAACCACACTTAGATTAACATGTGCTTTAGGTTCAGTTTAATAACCCACGGGTGTCATCCTTGCCTACTCCTACCAGGTATGTGATTTATGTTGATGATATGACAATTCAAAAATCCCTATCTGTCTGTACTAGACcgaaaaataatgataaaaaaaatccaatttacaCACCGCCCACTTCCTATAAACTCAGTGTAGCTGCCACCAGTCCAGACATGGAAAAATACTTGTGATTTCCAGTTTGATCTACTATCTCTGTGTATCTTAAAACACAGGAAAAAATTACCCAAACCTTTAAATTAgcccaacattaaccccttaaggatcaggggtttttctgttttggaactttcattttttcctctttacctttaaaaaatcataactctatcaattttgcacctaaaaatccatatgatggcttattttttgtgccaccaattctactttgtaatgacatcagtcattttacccacgaaacaggaaaaaaaatcattgtgcgacaaaatgtaagaaaaaataccattttggaacttctgggggcttccgcttctacgcagtacatttttcggtaacaattacaccttatctttattctataggtccataagattaaaatgataccctacttatataggtttgattttgttgtcttctggaaaaaatcataactacatgcacggaaaatgtatacgtttaaaattgtcatcttctgacccctataacatttaaatttttcacgtacggggcggtatgagggctcattttttgcgccgtgatctttagcggtaccatttttgtattgatctgactttttgatcactttttattcatttttttcatgatataaaaagtgaccacaaatacactattttggactttgaaatttttttgcacgtacgccattgaccgtgcggttaatttagttttttcctcctcaccttctaaaatccataactcttttatatttccatctacagacccatatatgggcttgttttttgcgtcactaattgtactttgtaatgaaacctctgattttaccataaaatgtacggcgacccaaaaaaacttttttttagggaggaaatttaaatgaaaacccaaattttgcacattttggagggttttgttttcacactgtacaatttatggtaaaaattacatgtcttctttattctgtgggtcaatacgattaaaatgatacccatggttagatacttttacatttttgtaccgctttaaaaaaatctaaaactttttgtacaaaatcagtaatctaaaatcgccctattttgaccacccataactttttcatttttccgtatatagggcggtatgagggctcattttttgcaccatcatctgtactttttatcgataccacatttgcatgtataaaacttttatatcattattattatttttttttataaaatgtgacaaaaaagctgcatttttggactttaaatttttttttatgttgacgccattcaccgtacaggatcattaacataatattttgatagttcggatatttacacacacggcgataccaaatatgtttataaaaaaagtttttacgcttttttggtaaaatgggaaaaacggacaattttcatttattttgggggatgtcgcggatgtcggccattaccggcaggtccccggctgctgatagcagccggaacctgccgtgtacgacacgagcaccgctccgatgctcgcggtcatacacaggacgtaaatgtacgtcctggtgcgcgaagtgccgccaaaccaggacgtacatttatgtccgtggtcgttaaggggttaaagaatttatttgcaaattatggtggaaaataagtatttggtcaataacaaaagttcatctcagtactttgttatatacactttgttggcaatgacagaggtcaaatgttttcagtaagtcttcacaaggttttcacacactggccctcattaactattgcaaacccgacatgttttgttaggTTGTGAGCcagattctgtctgcgccagattttgcgccagaatttgcgtcagaattgaaaaaaacctgactaactctccattttgctgagaaaacctgaaaaaggggcgagGTCGCCAGGAAATtggggcgtggtctctgaaaaggggcctgttcccgacattttcacaaaaacacaacatatttactaaggtttccacataaaatgtgggggatttgaactgaggaaaaccAGGCAGAGCAGAGCATGTGtaagaaaaagcaaaaagtgtagtgaaagtggaaaatgtagggaaaccttagtaaataccgtggaaaataaattgtagggaattaaaactcacaaagaaacctacactccactcttagtaaatgagggccaccgttgctggtattttggcccattcctccatgcagatctcctctagagcagtgatgttttggggctgtcgctgggcaacacagactttcaactctctccaaaggttttctatggggttgaaatctggagactggctaggccactccaggacctttcattctttcctttacaaggatcagtcgtccttgtcccctggcagaaaaacagccccaaagcatgatgtttccaccccatgctttacagtaggtatagtgtttctttctcctccaaacacgccaAGGAGATTCTTTCTCCTCAAAACACGCCGAgtcgagtttttaccaaaaagttctacttttgtttcatctgaccatatgacattctcacaatcctcttctggatcatccaaatgctctctagaaatgctctcagacgggcccggacatgtactggcttaaccccttggggaccaagcccattttgaccttaaagaccagagcatttttttgcaattctgaccactgtcactttaagcattaataactctgggatgcttgtacttatgaatttgattcagagactgttttttcgtgacatattctactttatgttactggtaaattttcgtcgatacttgcataatttcttgcaaaatttgaaaatttagcatttttataactttgaagctctctgcttgtaagaaaaatagacataccaaattaattatatattgattcacatatacaatatgtctactttatgttggcatcataaagttgacatgtttttactttttgaagacattagagggcttcaaatttcagcagcaattttccaatttttcaagtaaatttcaaaatctgaatttttcagggaccagttcagttttaaagcgaatttgagggtctttatgttagaaataccccatgatggACCAGataatgaaaactgcacccctcaactaatttaaaatgacattcagaaagtttattaaccctttaggtgttttacaggaatagcagcaaagtggaggcaaaaattctaaatcttcattttttacactaacattttcttgtagacccatatttttttttatttttacaaggggtaaaagtagcaaaaaaactaaaactaaatttgttacccaatttctctctagtaaggaaatacctcatatgtggatgcaaagtgctctgtgggtgcactagaaggctcagtagagaaggagcgacaatgggattttggagagtgaattttgctgaaatgatttttgggggcatgtctcatttaggaagcccccatggtgccagaacagtgaaaaacaccccacaaggcatactatttgggaaactacacctctccaggaacgtaacaaggggtacagtgagccttaataccccacaggtatttgacgacttcgtgttgaagttggatgtgaaaatgaattatttattttttttactaaaatgctgatgttaccccaaatttttcatttttacaaggggtaataggtgaaaatgtccctcaaaatttgtaaccccttttctATTGAATAAGGAAATATATTATATGTgtctgtaaagtgctctgtgggtgaactacaatggtcagaagagaaggagcgacaatggaattttggagagagaatttggtcggaatagaagtctgggccatgtgcgtttacaaagcccccatggtgccagaacagtgaacccctcccccccccacatgtgacccatttctgaaactacacccctcacagaattaaataaggggtgcagtgagcatttacaccccactggcatttgacagatctttgtaacagtgggctgtgcaaatgaaaaatttaatttttcattttcacggaccactgttccaaaaatctgtcagacacctgtgtggtgtaaatgctcactgtaccccttgttacattccgtaaagggtgtagtttccaatatggggtcacatgtgggtatttatttttttagcgtttatgtcagaaccgctgtaaccagcagccacctctgtgcaaatcaccagtttaggcctcaaatgtacccgcagagcattttacatccacatatgggatatttccgtacttgggagaaattgtgttacaaattttttttttttcctttaacctttTATGAAAACGAAAAGtatggtgcaacaccagcatgttagcacaacattttattttttttacactaacatgctggtgtagacaccaactttaccttttcataagggggtaaaaggagaaaaagccaccaaaaatttgtagctcaatttctcccgagtacggaaataccccatatgtggccctaaactgttgccttgaaatacgacagggctccaaagtgagagagcgccatgcgcatttgatgcgtaaattagggattttcattggggtgtacctggatgcaagcattacacttgcctcctccaccaaaaatactgtacgtcagttttctccaaacagggtgcctccagctattgcaagactcctaacatgcctggacagtcaatggctgtcctgcaataatgggagttgttgttttgcaacagctggaggcacatttttcatttttattgggggggtgcaCAGTGTAAGggcgtagtgtatatgtagtgttttattctttatttaggggtagtgtagtgttttagggtacattcacatgggtgggggtttacaatgagtttcctgctgggagtttgagctgcagcggaaaatttgttgcatctcaaaattgaagcgggaaacttgctgtaaacccctgcccatgtgaatgtaccctgtacagtctCATGagagggtggagggggggggggggggcatgcatgctgggagttgtagttatgtcacagctagaggcacactggttgggattgggaaacactaagttaggtaacaaactactgcagtgtttccgcaccactgtctgtttcctaactcagtgtttcccaacccatgtgcctccagctgttgcaaaactacaactccaagcatgcatggtctgtcagtgcatgctgggagttatagttttgcagcagcaggaggcacatgggttgggaaatactgagttaggaaacagataatgtttcccaaccagtgtgcctccagttgttgcaaaactacaactcccagcatgcccagacagccgaagggcatgctgggagttgtagttatgcaacaactggtggagaacagttttgagaccactgtccaggcaagcatggagttgtagttcggcaacatctgaagggccagatgttgccgaactacagctcccagcatgcctggacagtctcagcatgctttgaattgacatctggggcgctacagtttggacacccctgtatagtggtctcaaaacagtgcccttccagatgttgcaaaacttcaactcccagcatgctgagactgtccaggtatgctgggatttgtagttctgcaacatctgaagggtcggatgttacagaactacaactcccagcatgcctggacatgctgagagttgtagttttccaacatctggaaggacacagtttggagaccactgtacagtggtctccacactgtggccctccagatgttgcaaaactacaactcccagcatgcccagacagctaaaggctgcctgggcatgctggcagttgtagttttgaaactcctagaagcagcagggaagatcactttacagtgatctacactgctgcctctgacgcTGTGGcttcctccacttgcctgccgatCCTCCTCTGCTCCACTCGCCGGTCCTCGGTGCCCAAGGTACCTGCCGCCATCTGGAAGCCgggacagagcgggggaaattaactttaaccttcccgcccccaactgccctTGGTCGGTTAGTCCTAACTGACCAAtgtcaggggataggaggaggtggcacccctgccacctcgctcctatcctttaggatgatcagggctgtctctgacagctcccatcattcctattttccgggcaatcgggtcatcagagatgcGGCCAGCCCGGAATCAAtgcaaatcgctgatctgaattgattggGGATTTGcggagatcgccgacatgggggggggggtgtctcaggatagaatacacccccaatcaccttctgtatctatggggaggtggcaatttcgtcaccccccccccccaggagcgctgctattggtagGCCGACTAATAGCAGCCGCCAggagaggggttaatgtccccttttcGCAGCTCTGCTCGCATACCGCGTTCAGTCAGCAGGCAGAGCTGTGAGAGAGCCAGGGACCCCTCCTCTGCCGAGTTCTGAGCCCCTCAAGGCTGAAGAAGTGTCCATTAGTGCAGGGTGAGTTTACAgtaaagggacaggtaggaggttaaaaaaagtaattaaaaaaaaattccccacccccaccccacgcAGATTTTTCAGCGTAacctgggccctattaggggttcagggcgctgcatttggcccactgtttttttttcccccccatataatggtgtgtgatttaTAGTCACACAATGTTTTATATAAAGATATAGAGTTAACACCAAGCACatacacactcccccccccccccccccacacacacacactcctccccGACATTGCCCCCACCACAGTAGAAAAATGGCGATGGATCGCCGGGCATTTACAGCAGAGGAGGCATACTCTTTACTTCaaatattttagttattttttcggtgacgactttgtcaatctaatggtggagcaaacgaacttgtacgcccaacagttcattgtCCACCACCCTGATTCGCTTATGGCTAGGCCAAATGAATGGTACGcagtcagtgcagccgaaattaggacattttggggcctcgtgctgcatatgggcctggtcaactGGAGCGGTCCTCTACCAGACaccactttacagtatggccatggcacagaggcggttcaaggccattcggaaatgcctgcattacgctgataatgcggcatgtcccacccccccccccccccccccgagttgatcccgcctatgaccggctttacaaagtgaggctggtcatagatcactttggggccagattttgggaggcctacgtacccctcagggagctctcggtagatgagtctcttatcagttttaaggggagactcctcttccaccagtatattccctcgaagcaggcacggtatggcgtgaaactctacaaactttgcgagagtacctccgggtacacttgcaagtttagagtataagagggacgagattcccgtattgaacccccagaatgtccccccactctgggtgttagctggaaactcgtttgggaccttgtgcacccattgctgaataagggttaccacgtgtacgtggacaacttttataccagcatccctctgttcacatcccttgctgccagatccacatccgcttgtgggattgtgcggaagaaccagagaggcctccctcaaaattttgttcagacacctatgcccaagggtgagtcccgtgcccttacccatgaaaacctgttgctggtcaggtataaggataagagggatgtccttatgctgaccacaattcatggtaacggcagctcacctgtccttgtgcgaggtaccacaacaacggtcctcaagcctgactgtattctggactacaatcggtatatgggggggagttgatctctctgatcaagtcctcaaaccatacATGGCCATGGGGAAAACAcgagtatggtacaaaaaagttgtggtctacttagtaaaggttgccatgtacaactcttttgtactgtcccagtacactggcaacacagggacattcctccagttacaagaagtcctaagggccctgatctttggcgcccggcaaagagcaggccggacttcccaagaaactggaaatataggtgccaggatcgtcccaggccaacactttccaggtgaagtaccccacactggaaagaagggacgatcccagaaaaaatgcagagtgtgtaacaggagggggtatggaaggataccaccactcaatgtgacacttgccccgatcatccgggcctctgcattaaaaactgcttcagggagtatcacacctccatgcagtactaaattttccctttccaTTGAAATTTTTCATAAATTGACCAAGTCCGCAGTgctcttgatgtccacacatgggatatttccttactcagaagagatggggttacaaattttgggggcatttcttctattacaccttgtaaaaatgttaaatttggggagaaaaaacagcattttagtaaaaaataaaaattaatttacacatccaaatttaacgaaaagtcatcaaacacctgtggggtgttgcggttcactgtaccccttgttgcgttccttgaggggtgtagcttccaaaatagtaggccatgtgtttttttttttttttttttgctgtcttcctaaaggtgacatgccccccaaaaaccatttcagaaaaactcactctccaaaatcccattgtcgttccttcccttctgagccctctagcatCGTTACGCCGGAGCATagttatgtcatggctccaccccctcgtgacatcacagcccaccccttaatgcaagtctatgggagggggcgtggtggccgccatgacccctcccatagacttgtattgagggggcgggctgttacatcacgaggggcggagccgtgacgtaacaatgctccggcccctgtatcgctggtcgagtctgctctgtgcagtaatgatagcggggtgccgcagctgagatcccgggggtccccagcagcgggacctcggtgatctgacatcttatcccctatcctttggataggggataagttgtctaagggtggagtacccctttaagtatgggtACAGTATACAGCCTGAATGAGGCCTAACTAGAAGtataatgaaaagaaaaaaaaacctgagcaATACATTTTGTTCTCATTTGATCAATTAATTTACTTAGCatttcttatcttttttttttttagttaaaaatGAGAAACAATTAAAGAAAAAAGGGGTCACAAATGGAGCCATTACCAACTTAAATTCAATACAACATCCATACAAAGAGCAAGAGATTAGTGATCACGTGGATCACCATGATATTGCAAGTTTTTCACCATTAAACTCACATGAATTAACCGAACAACCTCAAATCTCTAGAAGACCATCAACCTTTAGCGAACCCGAAGATATACAAACACAGAGAAACATGAACGAAGATGATGACAGGTTTGATGACAACAACCTGTCTTATGTTTCTGATATTGCATTACCAGAACTCGTACCTATAAGTGCCCAAGCATCTAATTCTTCACTTCACATTGACTATACAGACTCAGCCGAAGAGGACAGCAATGACAGTGATGAGGAACATCCAAGTGTTCCAAAACAAGACATGTTACGCCATGTTACATCACATGGTTTTGACATAGTTAGCACAGGAAATAGTTCCTATTTTGAAAGGAATAACGTACAATCAATGCAAACATCAGGAATGTTGCACAGTCCAACAGTGACAGAGACAGCTGACCAGTCCCCAAACTCTTCTCGAAATCTGAGGGATGTAGTGGAAGTTCCAAGAATAAATGAATCAATAACACTGTCCCAGAATTCTGAGATTAGTCCAAATACTAATATGCAAAACCATGCAAACCATGCACAATCGCCAACAATATTAAATTCTCAGGGTAGAGAGATTGATAGCAGGGAATACTCTACTCTTCAAAATGCTGCTGCCCCTTTAAGACTCAGCATGTcttctacagctcccaacatcACACTTTTACGCGAGAACTTGGATCTTGTCTTTCACACCCTTTCAATGCAAAGGCAATCTGAAAGAAGAAATTTGGAAAATATTACACCAATATTACTAAATAAAGATGATGAAAAGCCCAAAACAGACCCAGAGAAGCTAAAGAAGCTACAGGAAAGGTGAGAAAATATGCAGtggcaaaaatgtatactaaacaGGGTAAAGGTGAAGGGTGATATTACTGCCTGTTACTGATCAAGTACTTCTAAGCAACTAAATGCAGCCCCCTTCAGGAGCCTAACACCAAACATTGTGGCAATGCAAGACATTTGTAGAAATTCATTTATCATGAGTTGAAGCTGTTatcttttaattgtattttaattatCCGTTGCTGAGGAACAACTTTTGTTCAGCCGCCTGCAATCCAGAACTACATGTTAATAATGTCAGATAACATGTTTCTTTTCACACTTCATAGTTTACTACAGGAAGATTCAGAagaggaaggagatatttgcaggATCTGTCTCATGGGAGGTGAAACCACAGAAAACGATCTTATTGCACCTTGTCAGTGCTCTGGGAGTTTAAAGTATGTTCACAGCGAATGCCTAAAGAAGTGGCTGCTGGCTAAAATTAAATCAGGTGAGAGAAATACAGCAAAAAGATATTCACAGATAAATGATTTGTTAAAGATAcatgcaaataaaaaaacaattagGATTTCCTACAAGCTCAGGTGTCCAAAGCTGTAGTACAGCACCTATAGAAGTTACCATACCTTTTTATGCCTTTAGTTGCATAGTTGATAAGGTTAAGGGTAAAAGAGTATATGAAGTTTAACtcaaagggggatatttatcaaaggatttagactggtttttcccatctaaatttgtcgcacaggaagtcgcagtctaaatatgtgcgactttttgcgacttttgctctagaggatttttagtacatgatgcattccagtctattttagatggaaaaatgcattggtgctgaatttatcaaaaacgacttttcagcgacaagtcgcatcagctgaaagtacgccgaaatgttagaccatgctggagcaggtttaaatacagtctaaagcatagatcccgaagtctgtgcacagaatttatcaagagccgtgcgccttttgataaattaggcgcacaatagaccggcctaacactctgtagtttggtctatattgatgcgggacatagacaactttgataaatatcccccattgtattttgctgatccagagaaaggcaaataaCCCTTATTAGGCTCAGGAGTAGAAAATAAGaatgctttaaaaaaacataGAAGAGGTAATAGTTTATTTTTAGCAATGAACAAAAATGCAAACTGAATGAACAGAAAATAAACCACCCTTTGCCTCCAAAACAGCATTAATATTTCTTGCCAcattgagggtatgttcacacagcggtgtggttgcccagtacaggaggtgttacctaTACCCCtaactgccctgtcaggcagcctcctgcagtgtccccctatgtacatatgtttcaccatttgtttattataaaatgtgtaaagAGGTGTTATAACTTTAAGAAGGTTGTCATGTgaattgtcatgtgattgttaccaaggaggtatcagtgaccagatgacccaagGATGGCCCATGGGCTCCCTGCTATtcccccccatataagccctgggtggagctagctcactctctttgagcccttagctctcttgcttcctgctgaggtccagtgcagtcgagcctaagtgtGTGTGTTCAGAGTCaaagaggcctcaagtccagtctgcagccaccatCTACAAAAtctgcaagtaagccacagtcacagtgtTGTCAGCCACTAGTCAAggcagtcacagtcatcatttgtcaagtcaaaatGTCCTGCATTatattgaccccatctactacaagtcccaacaagcccttaaggtctctgaagtcactggtcacctccgtgggccctggctgaactgtatagacttttccacctgtctaacctcattAAAGCTAcccttgtccgtaacttggcgtcggagtctttgtggcccccgtgcctagcccaggatccagcggtataccttcaggtggtattgaggataaaccacgccctgg
This genomic window contains:
- the MARCHF10 gene encoding probable E3 ubiquitin-protein ligase MARCHF10 isoform X2, whose amino-acid sequence is MEKNWNRHKSIVNGHHMKHVQQTIDAEYKMPEVSGIEEKQRRERKYKSTVSKLPAIKKDKDILRKKTVYNPSMTYQGHKLITVSQPRITVEKKRLHVHQLSAKPSVTRAASETAESKNVLKSQQKEPRTPVKNEKQLKKKGVTNGAITNLNSIQHPYKEQEISDHVDHHDIASFSPLNSHELTEQPQISRRPSTFSEPEDIQTQRNMNEDDDRFDDNNLSYVSDIALPELVPISAQASNSSLHIDYTDSAEEDSNDSDEEHPSVPKQDMLRHVTSHGFDIVSTGNSSYFERNNVQSMQTSGMLHSPTVTETADQSPNSSRNLRDVVEVPRINESITLSQNSEISPNTNMQNHANHAQSPTILNSQGREIDSREYSTLQNAAAPLRLSMSSTAPNITLLRENLDLVFHTLSMQRQSERRNLENITPILLNKDDEKPKTDPEKLKKLQESLLQEDSEEEGDICRICLMGGETTENDLIAPCQCSGSLKYVHSECLKKWLLAKIKSGAELNTVRTCEMCKQTVECEIEGFNLSEHYRKHQETQATLNPSLYLVLLLHLYQQRYEEMLQLSQTQDRVSELSRRFFHLNLGRQENSRNNEQDS
- the MARCHF10 gene encoding probable E3 ubiquitin-protein ligase MARCHF10 isoform X1; translated protein: MEKNWNRHKSIVNGHHMKHVQQTIDAEYKAHLRHREVVRENTEQMREKQAASQRTPNLHNIHSARSYSKPWQNGMTAKTEMPEVSGIEEKQRRERKYKSTVSKLPAIKKDKDILRKKTVYNPSMTYQGHKLITVSQPRITVEKKRLHVHQLSAKPSVTRAASETAESKNVLKSQQKEPRTPVKNEKQLKKKGVTNGAITNLNSIQHPYKEQEISDHVDHHDIASFSPLNSHELTEQPQISRRPSTFSEPEDIQTQRNMNEDDDRFDDNNLSYVSDIALPELVPISAQASNSSLHIDYTDSAEEDSNDSDEEHPSVPKQDMLRHVTSHGFDIVSTGNSSYFERNNVQSMQTSGMLHSPTVTETADQSPNSSRNLRDVVEVPRINESITLSQNSEISPNTNMQNHANHAQSPTILNSQGREIDSREYSTLQNAAAPLRLSMSSTAPNITLLRENLDLVFHTLSMQRQSERRNLENITPILLNKDDEKPKTDPEKLKKLQESLLQEDSEEEGDICRICLMGGETTENDLIAPCQCSGSLKYVHSECLKKWLLAKIKSGAELNTVRTCEMCKQTVECEIEGFNLSEHYRKHQETQATLNPSLYLVLLLHLYQQRYEEMLQLSQTQDRVSELSRRFFHLNLGRQENSRNNEQDS